A single genomic interval of Spinacia oleracea cultivar Varoflay chromosome 6, BTI_SOV_V1, whole genome shotgun sequence harbors:
- the LOC110779428 gene encoding MFP1 attachment factor 1-like, whose product MSDTVADEIPVTGEMHQTRDTEQQPPQSAENISDKMEKMNISGSSFSIWPPTERTRDAVINRLIETLSTPFVLSKRYGSMPSDEASSTARAIEEEAYNAAADSSIAASSGPGSSIDEGIEILQVYSKEISKRMLDAVKSRAATLPYEDSAAPESNRATIASEEVSSSVDNESSS is encoded by the coding sequence ATGTCCGACACTGTAGCAGACGAAATCCCGGTCACCGGAGAAATGCATCAAACTCGTGACACCGAACAACAACCACCACAATCGGCAGAGAATATTTCAGATAAGATGGAGAAGATGAACATTTCTGGTTCATCCTTCAGCATTTGGCCTCCAACTGAGCGAACCAGAGACGCCGTAATCAACCGTCTCATCGAAACACTTTCCACTCCGTTCGTCCTCTCCAAGCGCTACGGATCGATGCCTTCCGACGAAGCTTCTTCCACCGCTAGAGCTATTGAAGAGGAGGCCTACAACGCCGCCGCCGATTCTTCCATCGCTGCATCTTCTGGTCCAGGTTCCTCCATTGATGAAGGTATCGAGATTCTTCAGGTTTATTCTAAAGAGATTAGTAAGCGGATGCTTGACGCTGTCAAATCTAGGGCTGCAACTCTTCCATATGAGGACTCTGCTGCACCTGAATCCAATCGTGCCACCATtgcaagtgaggaagtttcaTCTTCCGTTGATAATGAATCTTCGTCTTAG